A section of the Virgibacillus sp. NKC19-3 genome encodes:
- a CDS encoding MerR family transcriptional regulator, producing MKIGELSSKTGVSIRSIRYYEEKKLIDPERLENGYRVYTEKDVERVKAVQLFLELGLNADEIFPVMSCESFHPIDHNSDCASTALSLYSEKLEKTRVQINHLQEAERELENVIDFWTNVENQGKGGDSKK from the coding sequence ATGAAAATAGGTGAGTTATCATCAAAAACTGGCGTTAGTATTCGGTCCATTCGATATTATGAGGAGAAGAAATTAATTGATCCGGAGCGATTGGAAAATGGATATCGTGTATATACCGAAAAGGATGTGGAGCGTGTTAAAGCAGTCCAACTTTTTTTAGAATTAGGTTTAAATGCGGATGAGATTTTTCCTGTTATGTCCTGTGAATCTTTTCATCCGATAGATCATAACTCTGATTGTGCTTCTACGGCACTTTCTCTTTATAGCGAAAAATTGGAGAAAACGCGGGTGCAAATAAATCATTTACAGGAGGCTGAAAGAGAATTAGAAAATGTCATTGATTTTTGGACCAATGTAGAAAACCAAGGTAAGGGCGGTGACTCCAAAAAATGA
- a CDS encoding MFS transporter, which produces MNYRIFILVIGTFIIGTDDFVIAGLLPHISNDMNVTIAAAGQLVTAFAIAYAVGAPIFGTLTMNLPLKTLLVVSMLVFAIANALSAVVSSLEMLFLTRILAALAAAIFTPLAMTASANLASDKMRGKALSVILAGITIGLVLGAPIGTWIGNAANWRYSFVFVAVVSFITVIGVSVFLPKMEREAELTIRERLKGFNKLILLTLCVNIIGTTGGFMTYTYIAPIITGITNVENISVFLMLFGIGALFGNLVGGYFTDKIGAAKTLKLSLGGFAVLLAAFSLLSLLPPSVFAIVMVSIVAILWGIPGFGMNPALNSFLIALNPKQAQMVLSFSASALYTGIGLGAFVGGGIINVSSVNYVGIGSGIFVLIALVLFTFVHRAASKK; this is translated from the coding sequence ATGAATTACCGTATTTTCATTTTGGTCATAGGTACTTTTATAATTGGTACAGATGATTTTGTTATTGCTGGTTTATTACCTCATATTTCGAATGATATGAATGTTACGATTGCTGCGGCAGGTCAGTTGGTTACGGCATTTGCCATTGCTTATGCTGTAGGGGCTCCCATTTTTGGGACGCTAACGATGAATTTGCCATTGAAAACACTTTTAGTCGTATCTATGTTAGTATTCGCCATTGCAAATGCACTTTCTGCAGTTGTCAGTTCGCTTGAAATGCTCTTTCTTACCAGAATTCTAGCTGCTTTAGCTGCTGCTATATTTACACCTTTAGCAATGACTGCTTCTGCTAATTTGGCATCTGATAAAATGAGGGGGAAAGCATTGTCAGTTATATTAGCGGGAATAACAATCGGATTAGTTCTAGGCGCACCTATTGGAACATGGATTGGAAATGCGGCTAATTGGCGTTACTCCTTTGTTTTTGTAGCAGTGGTTTCTTTCATTACTGTTATAGGTGTTTCCGTATTCCTGCCTAAAATGGAAAGAGAAGCAGAACTAACGATTAGGGAAAGGTTAAAAGGCTTTAATAAGCTAATTTTATTAACATTATGTGTCAACATTATTGGAACCACTGGTGGTTTCATGACCTATACATATATCGCTCCTATCATTACAGGGATTACGAATGTAGAAAATATCAGCGTTTTTCTTATGTTGTTTGGCATTGGTGCACTGTTTGGAAATTTAGTTGGGGGTTATTTTACGGACAAGATTGGTGCTGCGAAAACATTAAAGCTATCACTTGGAGGTTTCGCCGTGTTATTAGCAGCATTCTCACTCCTGTCACTGTTACCCCCGTCTGTATTTGCTATTGTTATGGTTTCCATTGTGGCAATATTGTGGGGAATTCCTGGTTTCGGTATGAACCCGGCTCTTAATTCATTTCTCATCGCTTTGAACCCAAAACAGGCCCAAATGGTTTTATCATTCAGTGCTTCCGCTCTTTATACAGGGATTGGACTAGGTGCATTTGTGGGAGGAGGCATCATCAATGTAAGTTCTGTCAATTATGTAGGAATCGGAAGTGGCATATTCGTTCTAATTGCATTAGTACTATTCACCTTTGTTCATAGAGCTGCCAGTAAGAAATAG
- a CDS encoding YolD-like family protein: MDDRGSKKWSAMMLPEHIKMLKEVQREYYLEEKPALDEQQLEEINFKLTLAQKDHLLVDVKYYISGEFKHIKGHVDTIDYTNRYIRIDNNKLEPTNIIEVLITSGT; the protein is encoded by the coding sequence ATGGATGACAGAGGGTCTAAAAAATGGTCTGCCATGATGTTACCGGAGCACATCAAAATGCTAAAAGAAGTTCAGAGGGAGTATTATTTAGAAGAGAAACCTGCATTAGACGAACAACAATTAGAAGAAATTAACTTTAAGCTAACACTAGCCCAAAAAGATCATTTGTTAGTGGATGTGAAATATTATATAAGCGGCGAATTCAAGCACATTAAAGGCCATGTGGATACCATTGATTATACAAATAGGTATATCCGTATTGATAACAACAAGCTAGAACCGACGAATATCATTGAAGTTTTAATAACGTCAGGGACATAG
- a CDS encoding Y-family DNA polymerase — MNYSNYPRHDVLCIDVRSFYASVEAVRLGYDPMKVLLAVVGDPNRSGSIVLAASPALKKRYRLSNVSRFYEIPDDPEIVIVKARMGDYLKKSVEITKMLLHYVPIEALHQYSVDEVWITVDGLKGLFGDRLEIAKMIKRDIYRQFGLVCSIGIGDNKFLAKVVMDLYAKKSGIAICRYEDVEKKLWPVSIGEIWGIGSRMEKNLNRFGIYQLEQLAHFPLARLKNHYGVMGEQLYWHAWGIDLSPVEGDFFTNEQKNFGNGIALLRDYSGKEAETCILDLTEEVCRRARTAGKAGRTVHLSIVYSRETGGGFSRSKTIDYPTNVTMDVYDVCLALFHDFYDGYSYIRHINVSLGKLSDANAAEVQLSLFDDKSKQNDIGYVMDKIRDKYGPTAILRASSYTKAGVTLDRSKKIGGHYA, encoded by the coding sequence TTGAATTATTCGAACTATCCCAGGCATGATGTTTTATGTATAGATGTGCGCTCTTTTTACGCTAGTGTTGAAGCTGTACGGCTCGGTTATGATCCAATGAAAGTACTATTGGCTGTCGTCGGTGACCCCAATCGCTCTGGTAGTATTGTGCTAGCAGCTTCACCTGCACTTAAAAAAAGATATCGATTAAGCAATGTGAGTCGTTTTTATGAGATCCCGGATGACCCTGAAATAGTGATTGTAAAAGCGCGTATGGGCGATTATTTAAAAAAATCCGTTGAAATTACAAAAATGCTTTTACATTATGTACCAATTGAGGCTTTGCATCAATATTCCGTTGATGAGGTTTGGATTACAGTAGATGGACTAAAGGGTTTATTTGGAGATCGTTTGGAGATTGCTAAGATGATCAAACGTGATATATATCGTCAATTTGGCCTCGTGTGTTCCATCGGCATAGGAGATAATAAGTTTTTAGCGAAGGTTGTCATGGACCTTTATGCAAAAAAATCGGGGATTGCAATATGTCGTTATGAAGATGTCGAAAAGAAATTATGGCCAGTCTCAATAGGCGAAATATGGGGGATTGGCTCCCGAATGGAAAAGAACTTGAATAGATTTGGTATTTATCAGCTTGAACAATTAGCTCATTTTCCGCTTGCACGATTGAAAAATCACTATGGCGTTATGGGCGAGCAATTATATTGGCATGCGTGGGGGATAGATTTAAGTCCAGTCGAAGGTGATTTTTTCACAAATGAGCAGAAAAATTTTGGCAATGGAATTGCATTGCTCCGTGATTACAGTGGAAAAGAGGCAGAAACGTGTATCTTAGACTTAACGGAAGAGGTATGCAGGCGGGCTCGTACAGCCGGAAAGGCCGGTCGCACGGTACACTTATCTATTGTATATTCTCGTGAGACAGGAGGTGGATTTTCCCGGTCCAAAACAATCGATTACCCGACCAATGTAACGATGGATGTATATGATGTTTGCTTAGCGTTGTTTCATGATTTTTATGATGGATATAGCTATATCCGCCATATCAATGTATCCCTTGGCAAGCTGAGTGATGCGAATGCTGCTGAAGTACAATTATCTCTTTTTGATGACAAGTCTAAACAAAACGATATTGGCTACGTGATGGATAAAATTCGTGATAAATATGGCCCGACAGCGATACTTCGTGCTTCCAGTTATACAAAAGCAGGCGTAACATTAGATCGCAGCAAAAAAATAGGCGGTCATTATGCTTAA
- a CDS encoding ABC transporter ATP-binding protein codes for MMNKPIVETNHLTKTHGAVKSVNKVDLHVLEGEIYGFLGPNGAGKTTTLKMLLGLIKPTEGEIHILGKDLRKYRSSILQHTGSLVESPSYYGHLTGLENMLVMKRLRDAPMENVNEALRIVRLEKQKDKKVNQYSLGMKQRLGMAMALLSFPKLLILDEPTNGLDPAGIGEMRELIKSLPSRYGMTILLSSHLLSEMEQMATSVGIINDGNLLYQGSMDDLRQKSRSTIQLKTEDDISAQQLLERHGYHLSLEASRITFANNGDAEVAKINKRLIDNDIMVTRIEEKELSLEDIFLELTGKGRNL; via the coding sequence ATGATGAATAAGCCTATTGTAGAGACAAACCATTTAACCAAAACGCATGGAGCTGTGAAAAGTGTAAACAAGGTTGACCTTCACGTATTAGAGGGAGAAATTTATGGCTTTTTAGGGCCGAATGGGGCAGGGAAAACGACAACTCTAAAAATGCTATTAGGCCTGATTAAGCCGACAGAAGGAGAGATACATATATTGGGAAAGGATCTTCGTAAGTATCGGTCATCGATTTTACAACATACAGGTTCATTAGTGGAATCCCCATCCTATTATGGACATTTAACAGGTTTAGAGAACATGTTAGTAATGAAGCGTCTTCGAGATGCCCCCATGGAGAATGTGAATGAAGCACTTCGTATTGTGAGACTGGAAAAGCAAAAAGATAAAAAAGTGAACCAATACTCTTTAGGTATGAAACAACGTTTAGGAATGGCTATGGCGTTACTATCCTTTCCGAAGCTACTAATTTTGGACGAGCCAACAAATGGACTTGATCCAGCCGGAATTGGTGAGATGCGTGAACTAATTAAATCATTACCATCACGTTACGGAATGACGATTTTGCTATCCAGTCATCTACTTTCAGAAATGGAGCAAATGGCGACATCTGTTGGCATTATTAATGATGGAAACTTGCTGTATCAGGGGAGTATGGATGACTTAAGACAAAAAAGCCGCAGCACCATCCAATTAAAAACGGAGGACGATATAAGTGCACAGCAATTGCTTGAACGTCATGGTTATCATTTGTCTCTGGAAGCATCAAGAATAACGTTTGCGAATAATGGAGATGCAGAAGTGGCGAAGATCAATAAACGATTGATAGACAACGATATTATGGTAACACGGATTGAAGAGAAGGAATTAAGCTTAGAGGATATTTTCCTGGAATTAACTGGGAAGGGGAGAAATCTATAA
- a CDS encoding ABC transporter permease yields MLKMLRLEFFKIRRKKIWLMMILFLMVEMFSAFISASQSIANNPEDARWESIIYLVSSMNGLFMPILTAIVVSRICDMEHKGDTWKMLVATNVKRGKLFSAKYICSNILLLVVLIVQTVFMVLYGNLNNFSGSFPFHLLIPFLGGALITTLVVTAIQQWISLAIKNQAFALCLGMIGAFIGMTAAMFPSSIRHLFIWAYYLDLSPVSYSYTESLGMVYVPESLNVPLIIAALVMLAVFYHLGRIQLNRQEI; encoded by the coding sequence ATGTTAAAAATGCTGCGATTAGAATTTTTTAAGATACGCCGGAAAAAAATCTGGCTCATGATGATCCTTTTTCTTATGGTAGAGATGTTTTCGGCATTTATATCTGCTTCCCAATCGATAGCTAATAATCCGGAAGATGCAAGATGGGAATCTATTATATACCTTGTATCGAGTATGAACGGACTTTTTATGCCCATTCTTACAGCGATTGTCGTATCTCGTATTTGTGATATGGAGCATAAAGGAGATACTTGGAAAATGCTTGTGGCTACAAATGTGAAGCGAGGAAAATTATTTTCTGCTAAGTATATTTGTTCCAATATTCTATTACTCGTTGTCCTTATCGTTCAGACGGTGTTTATGGTTCTTTATGGAAATCTGAATAACTTTTCAGGAAGTTTTCCATTCCATTTACTTATTCCATTTTTAGGAGGGGCATTAATAACGACATTGGTTGTTACAGCTATACAACAATGGATTTCTCTAGCGATTAAAAATCAGGCTTTTGCTCTTTGCTTAGGTATGATAGGGGCTTTTATCGGTATGACAGCTGCCATGTTTCCCTCTTCTATCAGACACCTTTTCATTTGGGCCTATTATTTAGATTTAAGTCCGGTTTCTTATTCGTATACAGAATCACTAGGAATGGTTTATGTGCCGGAAAGTCTAAATGTTCCCTTAATCATCGCTGCTTTGGTGATGTTAGCTGTTTTTTATCACTTGGGCAGAATCCAATTAAACAGGCAGGAAATTTAA
- a CDS encoding ABC transporter permease, whose amino-acid sequence MRQRLSAEGLKLRHSKIIFVIVILPILSFLIGSANFYMNQEVLEGGWFSLWSQVGLFYGEFFLPILIAICCAYICRLEHTNQNWNMVMAAPVSISSIYVSKFVMVSMFILFAQLVFVGLYWIAGTLLSLQGSLPVEIIGWTLRGWFASLSIIAFQLGLSLRFRSFATPIGISLCAVFFGLFTYSANVGVVFPFSLLTIGLSVLNQDSLVGVQHFLFWGMNILFILLFSTISIRQLKTNDIVSS is encoded by the coding sequence ATGAGACAGCGTTTATCTGCGGAAGGCTTAAAATTAAGACATTCTAAAATTATTTTCGTCATCGTGATTTTACCTATCTTAAGCTTCCTTATTGGGAGCGCAAATTTTTATATGAATCAAGAAGTGTTGGAAGGGGGCTGGTTTAGCCTTTGGAGTCAGGTTGGTCTTTTCTATGGTGAGTTTTTCCTGCCGATTCTTATCGCCATATGCTGTGCATATATCTGTCGGTTGGAACACACGAACCAAAATTGGAACATGGTTATGGCAGCACCTGTCTCTATTAGCAGTATATATGTTTCAAAATTTGTGATGGTGAGCATGTTCATCTTATTTGCTCAACTTGTTTTTGTTGGATTGTACTGGATCGCAGGAACTTTATTATCCTTGCAAGGTTCGCTACCCGTGGAAATAATCGGTTGGACATTAAGAGGCTGGTTTGCTTCTTTATCTATCATCGCTTTTCAATTGGGGCTTTCTCTTCGGTTTCGTAGTTTTGCTACTCCTATTGGAATAAGCTTGTGTGCTGTCTTTTTTGGTTTATTTACTTATTCAGCCAATGTAGGTGTGGTTTTTCCATTTTCTTTGTTGACAATTGGCTTAAGTGTACTTAATCAAGATAGTTTAGTAGGAGTTCAACATTTCTTATTTTGGGGAATGAATATCCTGTTTATTCTCTTATTTTCGACGATATCGATCCGTCAATTGAAAACAAATGATATTGTTTCATCTTGA